GCAGCATAACAGGCCGCATTGTCCGGCGAATATCAGCCAAATAGCCGCGCTTTTCGAGGGCATCTACCAACCGTGGATCGGTGCGGCCCTGCTGTTGTGTATAGCGCCGCGCTTCATCTACCGGGGCCAGATTGTGGTTTGCATAGGCTTCAAAACGTTCGTTTTCGATGCTGACAGACTGTTTTATGAGGGTTGCCAGCGTCACAGCCAATTGATCCAGCCCAACGTCACGCATGACGAGTCGGGTGAGCTGTTGATGTATATCGAGCGCTGCGCGCAGATCGCGCTGTGAAATCGCTTTGTTGATGGTTTGCGCGATATCGACAAACAGGAGCTGATAAGGCACCGCAATCAGCGGGAAGCCCTTCTCGTCGGCCAGGGCGCAAAGATAGTCTGGCACTGCATCGACAAAACGACCTACCGCAAGACCAAGCGCAGCAACGCCCTTGTCAATGACCGCCCGCAAATACTCGACCTGCTCGTCGCGCCCCTGAGGCATGTTGATATAGGTGGTGAGAACAAGCTCGCCTCCGTTAAGCCAGTTCGCCGCGTCGGGCACGCCGACATTATGAACCCAACGGATAATCCGGTTTAGGCCGGTGTGTCCGGCGATGCAGCGTGCTCCGGCGAAGACCTCGAGGTCCAGCGCCTGTCCCACGGTAAGCATCACACTATATCCTCGATTTTGGGCGTCTGCCGGTTGCGCAGCACTTCCGCCTTGAGCTGGCCGCAGCCAGCGTCGATATCAATACCGCGGCGAACGCGGACGGTAGCCGGTACGCCGTATTCAGCCAGAACTTCGATGAACTGCTTCGCTGCAGACTGATCGGATGGCCGTCCGGCAAACCCACCCGTGGGGTTAAGGGGAATCAGATTGACATGACACATCAACCCATGCAACAGGCGTCCCAGGGCCTGGGCCTGGGACACCGTATCATTTTTGCCAGCGATTAAGGCCCATTCGAATGAAATGCGCCGGCCCGTCTTCTCTACAAAATACCGGCAGGCATCCATGAGATCGGTCAGGGGATAACGCCGGTTAACTGGCAGGAGCGCGGCCCGTTCTTCGTCGGTGGCGGCGTGCAGGCTAATCGCAAGGCGCACCTGCAGTCCCTCGTCTGCAAAACGGCGGATTTGAGGCACCAGGCCAACAGTGCTGATGGTGATATGCCGGGCGCCAATCCCTAACTCGCTCATGAGCCGGCGAACAGCCGTGAGCGAGTTTTCATAGTTATGAAACGGCTCCCCCATCCCCATGAGCACTACGTTGGACAGACGCTCCCCCTCAGAACGCAGTTGCTGCGCAAAGTGAACGGCCTGTTCCAGGATCTCTGCATCCGTGAGGTGACGCGCAAAGCCCATCTGGCCTGTGGCGCAGAAAACACAGCCCATTGCACAGCCTGCCTGGGTACTGATACAGGCCGTACGCCGGTCGTCGTCGTATGGCATGAGAACAGACTCAATCAGCTGACCGTCTGGCAACTGATATACCCGCTTCAGGGTTCCGTCCTTGCTTGCCTGTTCGGCGGCAATCGTCAATGAGCCAAGTGACGCTTCTGCAGTCAGCCTCTCGCGGAGTGCGGACGGAAGATCGGTCATCGACTCAAAGGACGGGGCAAGGTGTTCATAGAGCCACGCCCAGACCTGGTTGACGCGAAAACGCGGATAGCCCCACTCTGCGAGCAGGGCTGCAATCTGAGTCTTATTCAGGGAATATAGGTTGATCATCGTGCGCCTTATTGTTATGGCGCTCGAATCCTACCTGATAACACCAATCAGAGTAGGGTCTTGTTCGAGCAAATGATTCATGGCCTCTTGCTCGTTTTTGACAAATTTGTATTTTGCGCCTGAAATCTGCATGCCGAGCGCTGTAAAGAAGCGTTGAATTGCATGCGGTTGAACAACGACTGTCCAGCCAATGGCTTCAATCGTCGGCGGAACAAGCGACTTCAAATCCCCAAGAGCGACTTCAGGACGCCCCTCTGCATCACTGGCATCAATAAAGAGGTGGACCGGGCGAACGCCCGAAAGTGCCATGGCCTGTAAATCCGTTATCGATGCAACAAGCTGCTCCACGGAGACTTTTCCGGAGTGGCGCATCTTGATGACGCGTTTACCATGCAACCAAGTCGTTTCTATTGGCATACCCAACTCCTCCCAAACTTCGTTAATTGACTAAGGCCGCAACAACGACGTAGAGCTTAATCGGCAGATGGTTTTATTGTAGGATCCTGACTCTCTAAAAACTCAATCGCTTCCTCGGGTGAACTAACGAACTTATACGCGCTGCGCGTGAACTGCATCCCGACCGAGATGAAGAATCGATAGAGGGTGTTCGGGGCGATGATGATGGTCCATCCAGCTTGGGGGAGCGTCGAAACCGAGAGGTTGCGCAAGTCGCCAATGCCGATGCCGATGCTTTCTACTCCTGAAGAGTCAAGTAGTATGTGAACCGGCGGATCACCCTTAGCGATCAGTTCGAACGTTTCGGCGGTCTGCTGACGAATATCGTCAGCGGTCACCACACCATAGAACCTTGCCCGAATCAACCGCTTTGTGATGAGCCAACCCACTTCACAAGGCATTTACATCCCCTTCGCACCACACGCATTCAGTGTACGCTGATTCTAGCGTCTGCGGAACATAAGAATGATCGCAATAATCAGTCCTAACGCGGCGCCGACCACAACGATCCCGACGAAAGCAATTAGCGGGGAGTTATCACGTTCGGGTTCCGGTTCAGCCGGTATGTCGCCGAGAACAAACTGCTCCGCTGGGCGCGGCGTAAGCGTGGGCAATGGGGTCGCGGAAGGTTTGTCCGTTGGGCGGGCCGTCGGCAATTCGAACCCTCCCTGCAGCGTTGGTGTTGGGGTCAGCGTCGATGTCGATGTCCGCGAAGGTGTGA
Above is a window of Candidatus Flexicrinis proximus DNA encoding:
- the rlmN gene encoding 23S rRNA (adenine(2503)-C(2))-methyltransferase RlmN, which translates into the protein MINLYSLNKTQIAALLAEWGYPRFRVNQVWAWLYEHLAPSFESMTDLPSALRERLTAEASLGSLTIAAEQASKDGTLKRVYQLPDGQLIESVLMPYDDDRRTACISTQAGCAMGCVFCATGQMGFARHLTDAEILEQAVHFAQQLRSEGERLSNVVLMGMGEPFHNYENSLTAVRRLMSELGIGARHITISTVGLVPQIRRFADEGLQVRLAISLHAATDEERAALLPVNRRYPLTDLMDACRYFVEKTGRRISFEWALIAGKNDTVSQAQALGRLLHGLMCHVNLIPLNPTGGFAGRPSDQSAAKQFIEVLAEYGVPATVRVRRGIDIDAGCGQLKAEVLRNRQTPKIEDIV